From one Anaeromyxobacter diazotrophicus genomic stretch:
- a CDS encoding pilus assembly FimT family protein — protein MPATPRRQRGFTLIEVAVVLAIAAAMVTMGYPLVHRTRPRVELAGLGTQLHALVHRARQEALARGKDVAVIFYPAATTSSGTGRILVIADEAGGFMGGAAPAGNLDYCTTLPNLHGDTLDAIDLPRGVTLSAPARAQAFPFPYNLAPAPANGCSFCTGTVPSGGGARGALRFDARGRAAFFADCGVASALPNGGSVALTNSELGGSRVLTVLPSGAIRTFSVE, from the coding sequence GTGCCGGCAACTCCGAGAAGACAGCGCGGCTTCACGCTGATCGAGGTCGCCGTCGTGCTCGCCATCGCCGCGGCGATGGTCACGATGGGATACCCGCTCGTACACCGCACCCGGCCGCGCGTCGAGCTCGCCGGGCTGGGCACCCAGCTCCACGCGTTGGTCCACCGCGCGCGGCAGGAGGCGCTCGCGCGTGGGAAGGACGTGGCGGTGATCTTCTACCCGGCGGCGACGACGTCCTCGGGGACAGGGCGCATCCTGGTCATCGCCGACGAGGCCGGCGGCTTCATGGGCGGAGCTGCTCCCGCGGGGAACCTGGACTACTGCACCACGCTGCCCAACCTGCACGGCGACACGCTGGACGCCATCGACCTCCCGCGGGGGGTGACGCTGTCCGCGCCGGCTCGCGCCCAGGCGTTCCCGTTTCCGTACAACCTGGCGCCAGCACCGGCCAACGGCTGCAGCTTCTGCACCGGGACGGTCCCCAGTGGCGGCGGCGCGCGAGGCGCGCTCCGCTTCGATGCCCGCGGCCGTGCCGCCTTCTTCGCCGACTGCGGAGTGGCGAGCGCCCTCCCCAACGGTGGGAGCGTCGCGCTCACGAACTCCGAGCTGGGCGGCTCCCGCGTCCTGACGGTACTGCCGTCGGGCGCCATTCGAACCTTCAGCGTGGAGTGA
- a CDS encoding prepilin-type N-terminal cleavage/methylation domain-containing protein translates to MVAPMRSHHPHGFSLVEVTIAMALLVIGAVGALGIASQSVKMNEDGRRITRAAALAQDLVANINLWAYDDPRLTNALPANDTDLGDGTLAFEAAGAPPADHGEVDLTAGGAVWLGVPQAEFAAAGYERYWNVSESDDWNGNTVPDAKRIAVIVRWPQGGGFRRLVLFTTKVNPADAQ, encoded by the coding sequence ATGGTGGCCCCCATGCGCTCGCACCACCCCCACGGCTTCAGCCTCGTCGAGGTCACCATCGCGATGGCCTTGCTCGTCATCGGCGCGGTGGGCGCGCTCGGCATCGCCAGCCAGAGCGTCAAGATGAACGAGGATGGACGGCGCATCACCCGAGCGGCCGCCCTCGCCCAGGATCTGGTGGCCAACATCAACCTCTGGGCGTACGACGACCCCCGGCTGACGAACGCCCTCCCCGCCAACGACACCGACCTCGGCGACGGTACGCTGGCCTTCGAGGCCGCCGGCGCACCACCGGCCGACCACGGCGAGGTGGATCTCACCGCCGGCGGCGCCGTGTGGCTGGGAGTCCCGCAGGCCGAGTTCGCGGCAGCCGGCTACGAGCGCTACTGGAACGTGTCGGAGAGCGACGACTGGAACGGCAACACCGTCCCCGACGCGAAGCGGATCGCGGTCATCGTCCGCTGGCCGCAGGGCGGTGGCTTCCGCCGGCTCGTCCTCTTCACCACCAAGGTCAACCCGGCGGACGCGCAATGA